The following coding sequences lie in one Candidatus Dependentiae bacterium genomic window:
- the recA gene encoding recombinase RecA produces the protein MPIKLELSDQKPLVSGASVIKPSLEKLKVLEVAFAQIDKQFGKGAVMLLGQKGNAPIETISSGSVQIDYALGVGGFPRGRVIEIYGPEASGKTTLTLHVIAEAQKAGGICAFIDAEHALDPVYAKNLGINTDDLIISQPDNGEQALDITEMLIRSGAVDVIVIDSVAALVPKTELEGDMGDVHVGLQARLMSQALRKLTPIVHKSNVTLIFINQIRDKISTMAFGDKEITSGGKALKFYASVRLDIRRIATLKKNDKPFGNRVLIKVVKNKLAPPFKRVEVDLVYGEGISRTLDLLDAALGYNVIQQAGAWFNFGEERLGQGRENTVARLKEDAALFDKIRMLVREKQSQLLGD, from the coding sequence ATGCCGATCAAGCTCGAGCTGAGCGATCAGAAGCCTCTTGTTTCAGGCGCATCAGTGATTAAACCTTCGCTTGAAAAACTCAAAGTTCTTGAGGTTGCTTTTGCTCAAATTGATAAACAATTTGGCAAAGGTGCGGTGATGCTTTTAGGACAAAAAGGTAATGCGCCAATCGAAACTATTTCAAGTGGGTCAGTTCAAATTGATTATGCACTTGGAGTTGGCGGATTCCCTCGAGGTCGCGTCATTGAAATTTATGGACCGGAAGCTTCTGGTAAAACAACGCTGACGCTTCACGTTATTGCTGAAGCTCAGAAAGCCGGCGGAATTTGTGCGTTTATTGATGCTGAGCATGCGCTTGATCCTGTTTACGCAAAAAATCTTGGAATCAATACGGATGATTTGATTATTTCTCAACCTGATAATGGTGAACAAGCACTTGATATCACTGAGATGCTCATTCGGTCTGGCGCTGTTGATGTTATTGTTATTGACTCGGTTGCAGCGCTTGTTCCAAAAACAGAACTTGAAGGTGATATGGGCGATGTTCATGTTGGTCTTCAAGCAAGATTAATGTCACAAGCATTAAGAAAATTAACGCCTATTGTTCATAAGTCGAATGTTACATTGATTTTTATTAATCAAATTCGTGACAAAATCAGCACGATGGCTTTTGGTGATAAAGAGATAACATCGGGTGGAAAAGCGTTGAAGTTTTATGCTTCGGTACGTTTAGACATTCGACGTATTGCGACATTAAAAAAGAATGACAAACCTTTTGGAAACCGTGTCCTTATTAAGGTTGTTAAAAATAAGCTCGCTCCCCCATTCAAGCGTGTTGAAGTTGATCTTGTTTATGGTGAAGGAATTAGTCGAACACTTGATCTGCTTGATGCTGCTCTTGGATATAATGTCATTCAGCAAGCAGGTGCTTGGTTTAATTTCGGCGAAGAAAGACTTGGCCAAGGACGAGAAAATACCGTTGCTCGCTTGAAAGAAGATGCGGCCTTATTTGATAAAATTAGAATGTTAGTTCGTGAAAAACAAAGCCAGCTCCTAGGAGATTAG
- the infC gene encoding translation initiation factor IF-3 has protein sequence MIPKSANKDKNNRDTTNSKYPVNELIKAEKIMVIDAVGENLGVLSKGQALMRAQEAGQDLVQVGEKDSVVVAKIMDFGKFLYERKKQVGESKKHQKVIQIKEMKLRPNIGDQDYNTKLNQAAQFFIDGKKVKFTLQFKGREITMMEDLGVKLFERISRDLTGRNVGALVEEKDSRSGAFWSKIYYVRQ, from the coding sequence GTGATACCAAAATCTGCTAATAAAGATAAAAATAATCGTGATACAACAAATTCAAAGTACCCAGTCAATGAGCTTATCAAAGCTGAAAAGATTATGGTAATTGATGCTGTAGGCGAAAATTTAGGCGTCCTTTCAAAAGGACAAGCCTTGATGCGTGCTCAGGAAGCTGGGCAAGATCTTGTGCAAGTTGGTGAAAAAGATTCGGTTGTTGTTGCTAAAATCATGGACTTTGGCAAGTTCTTGTATGAGCGAAAAAAACAAGTAGGCGAATCGAAAAAACATCAAAAAGTAATCCAGATTAAGGAGATGAAACTCCGTCCAAATATTGGTGATCAGGATTATAATACAAAGCTTAATCAAGCTGCACAATTTTTCATTGATGGAAAAAAAGTAAAGTTTACACTTCAATTTAAAGGTCGAGAAATTACAATGATGGAAGACCTTGGAGTGAAACTTTTTGAACGTATTAGTCGTGATTTGACAGGGCGAAACGTTGGGGCTCTTGTAGAAGAAAAAGACAGTAGATCTGGGGCCTTTTGGTCAAAGATTTATTATGTCCGCCAATAA
- the rpmI gene encoding 50S ribosomal protein L35, protein MPKMKTHSASKKRFSKTSTGKIKRARAFRRHHSWAKSANKVRDLRQGSFIHESHMKNFAILMPY, encoded by the coding sequence ATGCCAAAAATGAAAACACATTCTGCGTCAAAGAAAAGATTCTCAAAAACCAGTACTGGCAAAATTAAACGTGCGCGAGCATTCCGACGTCACCATTCTTGGGCAAAAAGTGCCAACAAGGTGCGTGATTTGCGTCAGGGATCGTTCATTCATGAATCGCACATGAAAAATTTTGCTATTTTAATGCCATATTAA
- the rplT gene encoding 50S ribosomal protein L20, whose protein sequence is MSRVKGGPAAKARHRKVLKQAKGFWGQRKNVFKRAKETLMRALRFAYIGRKHCKRDFRSLFISRIGAACKMQGTSYSSFMHQLKTAHVDLNRKMLSQLAIFEPEAFTSLVNLTKK, encoded by the coding sequence ATGTCAAGAGTCAAGGGTGGTCCGGCCGCCAAAGCACGTCATAGAAAAGTTTTAAAACAAGCCAAAGGTTTTTGGGGACAACGTAAGAACGTCTTCAAAAGAGCAAAAGAAACATTAATGCGCGCATTGCGCTTTGCATACATTGGACGTAAGCATTGTAAAAGAGACTTTCGCTCCTTGTTTATCAGCCGGATTGGTGCTGCTTGCAAGATGCAAGGAACTTCTTACAGTTCATTTATGCATCAATTAAAAACTGCTCATGTAGATTTGAACAGAAAAATGCTCAGTCAACTTGCTATTTTTGAGCCAGAAGCATTTACAAGCCTTGTAAACCTGACAAAAAAATAA
- a CDS encoding cell division protein ZapA, producing the protein MQKSLKISIMGKQYSIATDQDNNDDIIQAALLVDQLMKNKTAQSALSEEKVAVVVALQLAADLQKKIRLLESWQQKAFGLSSLLSDESELF; encoded by the coding sequence ATGCAAAAGAGTTTAAAAATATCAATTATGGGCAAGCAATACAGCATTGCAACTGACCAGGACAATAATGATGATATCATACAAGCTGCACTGCTTGTAGATCAGCTTATGAAAAATAAGACAGCTCAATCAGCCCTGAGTGAAGAGAAAGTTGCCGTTGTCGTAGCATTACAGCTTGCTGCTGATCTACAAAAAAAAATACGCCTTTTAGAATCCTGGCAACAAAAAGCTTTCGGTTTAAGTAGTTTACTTAGTGATGAGTCTGAACTTTTTTAA
- the rny gene encoding ribonuclease Y: MIGFIECTYVGMGAFLGSFVILSYVFLQKRQLLQTKLTAQELLRRAEEEIDRKRRDAQVDLKNELYKKRSEADLEVKKGRIELQQLQSKIQKKEDALEHRELILDDLRKELQQKERDASRRLDQITADEAKIKRLYTDLVAKLERISGMKQDDAKRVLFESLEKEVKLANQKWVAKIEEETRETAKEKSVSILASSMQRYLSEQVTLHSSSVITLPNEEMKGRIIGKEGRNIKALEMATGMEFVIGDTPEIITISGFNPIRREIAKRSLNKLIQDGRINPTRIEETVAKVEFELEASIEEIGQQTVLEFGFRGVHPEIIKLVGKLYFRTSYTQNNLVHSKEVAYFSRMIASELGLNPELAARGGLFHDIGKAVSAEVEGPHAIIGGNLAKEYGEEPFVVNAIACHHEEVPPISVYGFIVHIADAISASRPGARKETLSTYIKRLEQLEEISNGFEGVKKAYALQAGREIRVIVDEDRLDDEKASQLARELAKRIEEEMAFPGEIKVNVIREKRFIQAAR; this comes from the coding sequence ATGATTGGATTCATTGAATGTACATACGTGGGAATGGGGGCTTTTCTCGGAAGCTTTGTAATTCTTTCGTATGTATTCTTACAAAAACGTCAACTCTTGCAAACAAAATTAACAGCTCAAGAACTTCTTCGACGAGCAGAAGAAGAAATTGATCGAAAGCGTCGAGATGCTCAAGTTGATTTAAAAAATGAATTATATAAAAAACGAAGCGAAGCCGATCTTGAAGTTAAAAAAGGTCGCATTGAATTACAACAACTTCAGTCTAAAATTCAAAAGAAAGAAGATGCTCTTGAGCATCGTGAATTAATACTTGATGATCTTCGTAAAGAATTGCAACAAAAAGAGCGTGATGCTTCTCGAAGATTAGATCAAATTACCGCTGACGAAGCGAAGATTAAGCGACTTTATACCGATCTTGTTGCAAAGCTTGAACGTATAAGTGGTATGAAGCAAGATGATGCAAAGCGCGTTCTCTTTGAATCTCTTGAAAAAGAGGTTAAACTTGCCAATCAAAAATGGGTTGCAAAAATTGAAGAAGAGACTCGAGAAACAGCTAAGGAGAAGTCCGTTTCTATTCTTGCCTCCAGCATGCAACGCTATTTGTCCGAACAAGTAACGCTCCATTCATCAAGTGTTATTACACTTCCTAATGAGGAGATGAAAGGTCGCATTATTGGAAAAGAGGGCAGAAATATTAAGGCTCTTGAAATGGCAACGGGCATGGAGTTTGTTATTGGGGATACCCCTGAAATTATAACTATTTCAGGATTTAACCCAATTAGACGTGAAATTGCAAAACGATCTTTGAATAAGCTTATTCAAGATGGTCGCATCAATCCAACACGCATTGAAGAAACTGTTGCAAAAGTTGAATTTGAACTTGAAGCAAGTATCGAAGAGATTGGGCAACAGACCGTGCTTGAGTTTGGATTTCGAGGAGTTCATCCAGAAATCATTAAGCTTGTTGGTAAGCTTTATTTTAGAACAAGCTATACCCAAAATAACTTGGTACATAGCAAAGAAGTTGCATATTTTTCTCGTATGATTGCGTCTGAACTTGGACTAAATCCCGAGCTTGCAGCTCGTGGTGGATTATTCCATGATATTGGTAAGGCTGTTTCGGCAGAAGTTGAAGGGCCACACGCAATTATCGGTGGAAACTTAGCAAAAGAATACGGCGAAGAACCGTTTGTCGTTAATGCGATTGCATGCCATCACGAAGAAGTACCACCCATTTCAGTATATGGCTTTATTGTTCATATTGCTGACGCAATTTCTGCGTCTCGTCCTGGTGCTCGCAAAGAGACACTTTCTACCTATATCAAGCGCCTTGAACAGCTTGAAGAAATATCAAATGGCTTTGAAGGTGTTAAGAAGGCTTATGCATTGCAAGCTGGTCGAGAGATTCGTGTTATTGTTGACGAAGATCGCTTAGATGATGAAAAAGCATCACAGTTAGCACGAGAACTTGCAAAACGTATCGAAGAAGAAATGGCGTTTCCAGGTGAAATTAAGGTTAATGTCATCAGAGAAAAACGATTTATTCAAGCAGCACGATAA
- a CDS encoding TIGR00282 family metallophosphoesterase has product MADTLRFMFIGDVVGQPGMNVFQKLIPQLKEKNRVDAVIVNGENAGKDGKGLSAKNIDFFKLHGASVVTTGNHVWDNKELYTALNERNDVIRPANYPAGCPGKGYTLFNIGSHTIAVVNLFGRFGIRDALDCPFRAAESLIMMLKHKTNIIFVDFHGEATSEKRAMGMFLDGKVSGVYGTHTHVQTADEMIMPQGTSYLTDLGSCGALNSVIGFQFEGIIQRFLYHPRASKMMVEERGPLVLCGIMVDVDVQTGKATRVERIRVVTHGDGE; this is encoded by the coding sequence ATGGCAGATACGTTACGATTTATGTTTATTGGCGATGTTGTTGGGCAACCGGGCATGAACGTTTTTCAAAAACTCATCCCACAATTAAAAGAAAAAAATCGTGTTGATGCGGTTATTGTTAATGGTGAAAATGCTGGTAAAGACGGCAAAGGCCTTTCAGCTAAAAACATTGATTTCTTTAAGCTTCATGGTGCCTCAGTGGTTACAACGGGAAACCATGTTTGGGACAACAAAGAACTTTATACAGCACTCAATGAACGCAATGATGTCATTAGGCCAGCAAATTATCCTGCAGGATGCCCTGGAAAAGGTTATACCCTTTTTAACATCGGTTCACACACTATTGCAGTAGTTAATCTCTTTGGCCGATTCGGTATTAGAGATGCACTTGACTGCCCATTCAGAGCAGCAGAATCTCTTATTATGATGCTCAAACATAAAACAAATATTATTTTTGTTGATTTTCATGGTGAAGCAACATCCGAAAAACGTGCTATGGGTATGTTTTTAGATGGAAAAGTTTCTGGCGTTTATGGTACACATACTCATGTTCAGACCGCTGATGAAATGATTATGCCTCAAGGTACATCTTATTTGACCGATCTTGGATCTTGCGGGGCATTGAATTCCGTTATTGGTTTTCAATTTGAAGGAATTATTCAGCGCTTTCTTTACCATCCTCGTGCAAGCAAAATGATGGTTGAAGAGCGAGGGCCTCTTGTTCTATGCGGTATTATGGTTGATGTTGATGTTCAGACCGGTAAGGCAACTCGAGTAGAGCGTATCCGTGTTGTTACTCATGGTGATGGCGAATAG
- a CDS encoding LptF/LptG family permease — translation MLIRFFLKRLYRQFFICSSLITMLLAASNIFVRLPGIMSLRVIPILCMVMLPLVAIFAMPIASSLAVQNVIGSLLINDELLFISLSRRARTALYKAVLIFSLSLVAAYMPLVFFWAPQSYSRGKQMLVSFAYEQLMHLEAQTFHSLVDGMTVYFESKSIDDFSPNDAPQESSHKNETYFNHIFLSLSSKNQDRYFLTAKQGHLTTDHLIMKQGSLLLIKGQRCYSAQFAGVHIDLKQLWNLDQKDSVTKDVKFSPLPELLQKMDTQQSWYIEFHKRLAQLLWQLLLPFLALFLVMLLGQRKSNMLLSIITSGVLFFVQYVALTLAQVMQSFTPVALGLLYFPPVFFMLFLAYKARKS, via the coding sequence ATGCTCATCCGTTTTTTTCTTAAACGATTATATCGGCAGTTTTTTATCTGCAGCTCCCTGATTACGATGCTTCTGGCGGCAAGCAATATTTTTGTTCGCTTGCCAGGCATCATGAGCTTGCGCGTTATACCTATACTATGTATGGTTATGCTGCCTTTAGTTGCAATTTTTGCGATGCCAATAGCGAGCTCTCTCGCGGTTCAAAATGTTATTGGCAGCTTGCTGATCAATGATGAGCTTCTTTTTATTAGTCTTAGTCGACGTGCACGAACCGCCCTCTATAAGGCTGTTCTTATTTTTTCTTTATCATTGGTTGCTGCTTACATGCCATTGGTATTTTTTTGGGCACCGCAAAGCTATAGCCGTGGCAAGCAGATGCTTGTTTCATTTGCGTATGAACAACTGATGCACCTTGAGGCACAAACATTTCATTCGCTCGTTGATGGCATGACCGTTTATTTTGAATCAAAGAGTATCGATGATTTTAGTCCAAATGATGCTCCTCAAGAGTCTTCTCATAAAAATGAAACTTATTTTAACCACATCTTTTTATCACTTTCATCTAAAAATCAGGATCGGTATTTTCTTACCGCCAAACAGGGACATCTGACAACTGATCATTTAATAATGAAGCAAGGCTCTTTGCTTCTTATTAAAGGTCAGCGATGCTATTCCGCACAATTTGCAGGAGTTCACATTGATCTTAAGCAGCTCTGGAATTTGGATCAAAAAGATTCTGTAACCAAAGATGTTAAATTTTCTCCTTTGCCTGAATTATTACAGAAAATGGACACTCAGCAATCGTGGTATATCGAATTCCATAAGCGCCTTGCGCAATTACTTTGGCAGTTGCTCCTTCCTTTCTTAGCACTCTTTTTGGTCATGCTGCTCGGACAACGAAAAAGCAATATGCTGCTGAGTATTATTACCAGTGGCGTACTCTTTTTTGTGCAATACGTTGCGCTTACGCTTGCTCAGGTGATGCAAAGTTTTACGCCGGTTGCGTTAGGGTTGCTCTATTTTCCCCCAGTTTTTTTTATGCTTTTTCTTGCTTATAAGGCCCGTAAATCTTAA
- a CDS encoding DMT family transporter encodes MFLVIVLYAVLAATFTLAKNALFYASPCFLIGFRMILAGSILLGYQLFKNPGVLQGVKPSHYGKFFVTALFHIYFAFVLEFWALQYISALKTVLIYSLTPFISAILAYVLLGHKLTKLKVAGIVIGTTGLIPVLLSQSTGEQGFATLFALSVPEVVLLCAVFCAAYAWFRVKGLMDKGYHFALINGITMLIGGILSMITSFIVEGIHPAVSDWSGFLFWVLLLVLFANGIFYNMYGWLMNRYSITFISFAGFLCPTFATLFEWLFFNGDITWHYLLCLVLVTGGLWLFYKDELKAT; translated from the coding sequence ATGTTTTTAGTTATTGTACTTTATGCAGTTCTTGCAGCTACATTTACGCTGGCAAAAAATGCTTTATTTTACGCATCACCATGCTTTCTTATCGGTTTTCGCATGATCTTGGCTGGAAGCATACTTCTTGGATATCAACTGTTTAAAAATCCTGGTGTGTTGCAAGGTGTAAAGCCTTCACATTATGGAAAGTTTTTTGTAACAGCACTTTTTCATATCTACTTTGCATTTGTGCTTGAGTTTTGGGCTCTTCAGTATATTTCTGCACTGAAGACTGTTCTTATCTATTCGTTGACCCCCTTTATCTCAGCCATTTTGGCATACGTGCTACTTGGCCATAAACTTACCAAACTCAAGGTTGCGGGAATTGTGATTGGTACCACAGGGCTTATTCCTGTGTTGTTATCGCAAAGTACCGGTGAGCAGGGTTTTGCAACGCTCTTTGCGCTGAGCGTTCCAGAGGTTGTCTTGCTGTGCGCAGTTTTTTGTGCTGCTTATGCCTGGTTTCGAGTTAAAGGCCTTATGGATAAGGGGTATCATTTCGCGCTGATCAATGGTATTACCATGTTAATCGGTGGTATTTTGAGTATGATTACTTCATTTATTGTTGAAGGCATACATCCTGCCGTGAGCGATTGGTCAGGATTTTTATTCTGGGTTTTGTTACTCGTTCTTTTTGCCAACGGCATTTTTTACAATATGTACGGTTGGCTCATGAATCGCTACTCAATAACGTTTATTTCGTTTGCCGGATTTTTATGCCCAACGTTTGCTACGTTATTTGAGTGGCTTTTTTTCAACGGTGATATCACTTGGCATTATTTACTCTGCCTTGTGCTTGTTACCGGTGGCCTCTGGCTCTTTTATAAAGATGAATTGAAGGCAACGTAA
- the gmk gene encoding guanylate kinase, which translates to MEKMEKSTNIGKLFVISACSGAGKTSVSRALLKKYGNDFNLKKVITSTSRSPRSGELNGVDYNFLSVDEFKSHINQGFFLETTEYAGNFYGSPASILKDLEQGKSYLMVTDRPGALVIKKLVPAAVLIWLLVPDFQTLCQRLQNRGTDSPEVIARRLALAQEEMSQEQDERSFDYHVQNNVFDITVEQVKNIIEQELQR; encoded by the coding sequence ATGGAAAAAATGGAAAAATCAACGAATATCGGCAAGCTTTTCGTCATTTCTGCATGTTCAGGTGCTGGAAAAACATCGGTTTCTCGAGCTCTTTTAAAAAAGTATGGTAACGATTTTAATCTAAAAAAAGTTATTACTTCAACTTCGCGTTCTCCCCGATCAGGCGAACTGAACGGGGTAGATTATAACTTTCTTTCAGTCGATGAATTTAAAAGCCATATTAATCAGGGTTTTTTCTTAGAAACGACAGAATATGCCGGAAATTTTTATGGATCACCGGCATCGATTCTTAAAGATTTAGAACAGGGGAAATCATACCTCATGGTAACCGATCGACCAGGGGCGCTGGTCATCAAAAAGCTTGTTCCAGCTGCTGTACTTATTTGGCTTTTGGTTCCAGACTTTCAAACACTGTGTCAGCGCTTGCAAAATCGAGGGACCGATTCACCTGAAGTTATTGCTCGGCGCCTTGCTTTAGCCCAAGAAGAAATGAGCCAAGAGCAAGACGAAAGATCATTTGATTATCATGTTCAGAACAACGTTTTTGATATAACGGTTGAACAGGTAAAAAATATTATTGAACAAGAGCTTCAACGGTAA
- a CDS encoding proline--tRNA ligase, which translates to MSTLPDIKTNFAEWYQEVIVAADVTDASPTKGCVVIKPYGFAIWENIKQDLDSRIKSEGVPNAYFPLLIPQSFLSKEAKHVEGFSPELAVVTHGGGEKLEEPLVVRPTSETMIYHMFARWIKSWRDLPYKVNQWANVVRWEMRTRPFLRTLEFLWQEGHTAHRTREEAIQMAATMLRHYKEIYENLLAIPVVAGIKSESERFAGADQTYTIECLMPDGKALQGCTTHVLAHSFPQAFDVLFQDQDGQMKSPFCTSWGFTTRSVGAVIMMHGDQKGLVMPPKVAPIKAVIIPIYKTDDEKLLVLQKAYDVKQLLTTNGMDIVIDADDQKSPGSKFYEWELKGVPVRIEIGPKDLEKNQVVLVSRIEEDKTKRKTFVPFEGLKIQFHMLLDAIQAELFKRAQERVKSMWHQAESLEEFGPLLEKNNGLYQVGWCGSNECEVRVKEFKGTVRCLLEDQKHAHCFACKQASKQDILVAKAY; encoded by the coding sequence ATGAGTACGCTACCAGATATAAAGACAAATTTTGCTGAATGGTACCAAGAAGTTATTGTCGCTGCTGATGTAACTGACGCAAGTCCAACCAAAGGTTGCGTTGTCATCAAGCCGTATGGCTTTGCCATTTGGGAAAATATTAAGCAAGATCTTGATTCCCGTATCAAATCTGAAGGTGTGCCCAATGCTTACTTCCCGTTACTTATTCCTCAGTCATTTCTCAGTAAAGAAGCTAAGCACGTAGAGGGGTTCTCTCCAGAGCTTGCAGTTGTAACTCACGGTGGTGGTGAAAAGCTTGAAGAACCGCTTGTTGTTCGTCCAACTTCAGAAACGATGATTTATCATATGTTTGCACGCTGGATCAAATCATGGCGCGATTTGCCTTACAAAGTAAATCAGTGGGCAAACGTTGTTCGCTGGGAAATGAGAACTCGTCCATTTTTGCGCACCCTTGAATTTTTGTGGCAAGAAGGACACACTGCTCACCGTACACGTGAAGAAGCTATTCAGATGGCGGCTACCATGCTGCGCCACTATAAAGAAATTTATGAAAATCTACTTGCTATACCGGTTGTTGCCGGCATAAAATCTGAAAGTGAACGATTTGCTGGTGCTGATCAAACGTACACCATCGAATGTCTCATGCCTGATGGTAAGGCATTGCAAGGCTGTACAACACACGTCCTTGCTCATAGCTTTCCACAAGCATTTGATGTTTTATTTCAGGACCAAGATGGTCAAATGAAATCACCTTTTTGTACAAGCTGGGGCTTTACAACCAGGTCAGTTGGTGCCGTTATCATGATGCACGGTGACCAGAAAGGCCTTGTTATGCCACCAAAGGTTGCGCCTATTAAAGCGGTAATTATCCCTATTTATAAAACTGATGACGAAAAATTGTTGGTTCTCCAAAAAGCATATGATGTAAAACAATTACTTACCACAAATGGTATGGACATTGTTATTGATGCGGATGATCAAAAATCACCTGGTTCTAAATTTTATGAATGGGAACTCAAAGGCGTTCCTGTTCGGATTGAAATTGGACCAAAAGATCTTGAAAAAAATCAGGTTGTTCTGGTCAGCCGCATTGAAGAAGATAAAACCAAGAGAAAAACATTTGTCCCATTTGAGGGTTTAAAAATTCAATTTCACATGCTTTTGGATGCTATTCAAGCTGAGCTTTTTAAGCGAGCTCAGGAGCGTGTGAAGTCTATGTGGCACCAGGCAGAAAGCCTTGAAGAATTCGGTCCTTTGCTTGAAAAAAACAATGGCTTGTATCAAGTTGGCTGGTGTGGTAGTAATGAGTGTGAGGTGCGTGTTAAAGAATTTAAGGGCACCGTCCGATGCTTACTTGAAGATCAAAAACATGCTCATTGTTTTGCTTGCAAACAAGCAAGTAAGCAAGACATTCTTGTTGCTAAAGCATACTAA
- a CDS encoding tyrosine recombinase, whose product MKKNGGRKFMMQRDEYIAQFQNYLLTEKRVSHNTFAAYRQDINQLIEFLDKERLGLSAVTPQNLKKFLKHLRDSGLTAKSISRKISSIKLFFEFVHNRFKLKNSAQGLVFPKVEKTLPNFLTEQEIQKLLSAANRDVTPKGIRNKVMLYLLYASGMRVSELVNMTTDQIHFDTGFIHLVGKGHKERVIPLPKNILEMLKQYLEVIYKQLIPEKISNLGKKNYLFPAVYNNAVKPISRQLFWITLKKILSLAAIFKNVSPHSLRHSLATHLLKNGADIRSLQMLLGHENLATVQIYTHLGTSQVRKVYDKKHPRA is encoded by the coding sequence ATGAAAAAAAACGGAGGAAGAAAGTTCATGATGCAACGCGATGAATATATTGCCCAGTTTCAGAACTATCTTCTGACCGAAAAACGTGTTTCGCACAATACCTTTGCTGCATATCGCCAAGATATTAACCAATTGATAGAGTTTTTGGATAAGGAACGGCTTGGGCTTAGCGCGGTAACGCCGCAGAATCTCAAGAAGTTCCTTAAACATTTACGCGATTCTGGCTTAACGGCAAAGTCTATCTCTCGAAAAATCTCTTCAATTAAGCTGTTTTTTGAATTTGTTCACAACCGTTTCAAACTCAAAAATAGTGCCCAAGGGCTTGTTTTTCCAAAGGTTGAAAAGACGCTACCAAATTTCTTAACCGAGCAAGAGATTCAAAAACTTTTAAGCGCTGCAAATAGAGATGTAACCCCCAAAGGGATTAGAAATAAAGTGATGCTTTATTTACTTTACGCATCAGGTATGCGTGTTTCTGAGTTGGTCAATATGACCACTGACCAAATTCATTTTGATACCGGGTTTATTCATTTAGTTGGAAAAGGTCATAAAGAGCGTGTTATTCCCCTACCTAAAAACATTCTTGAAATGCTTAAGCAGTATCTTGAAGTGATTTACAAACAACTTATTCCAGAAAAAATATCGAATTTGGGGAAAAAGAATTATCTTTTTCCTGCGGTTTATAATAATGCCGTTAAACCGATATCCCGCCAACTCTTTTGGATTACACTCAAGAAGATTCTAAGCTTGGCTGCTATCTTTAAAAACGTTTCTCCGCATAGTCTGCGCCACTCTCTGGCGACACATCTGCTCAAAAATGGGGCTGACATTCGTTCGCTTCAAATGCTTTTGGGCCATGAGAATTTAGCGACGGTGCAGATTTATACGCATCTTGGAACTTCACAAGTTCGTAAGGTATATGATAAAAAGCATCCTCGGGCGTAA
- a CDS encoding ankyrin repeat domain-containing protein, which translates to MKKFLSLLWLLTTSSLGGISESEFEVMSDQERLRCAVLYEEIEVIHQILEIREYKDNPEKINALYKGETHLYKAVASGDLKMVELLINYGADVNRPNSRINGNGETPLHAAVKVCNPDIVELLLSKGADKNMTTKNGYKPIYFAHMRSENSYQNELIRVMLYNK; encoded by the coding sequence ATGAAGAAATTTTTATCCTTATTGTGGTTACTCACAACAAGTTCCCTCGGAGGAATATCAGAATCAGAATTCGAAGTAATGTCTGATCAAGAAAGATTACGCTGCGCGGTACTTTATGAAGAAATAGAAGTCATACATCAAATACTTGAAATACGAGAGTATAAGGACAATCCAGAAAAAATTAATGCGCTCTATAAAGGCGAAACTCATCTTTACAAGGCTGTAGCGAGCGGTGATCTTAAAATGGTAGAGCTTCTTATTAATTATGGCGCTGATGTAAACAGACCAAATAGTAGAATCAATGGCAATGGAGAAACTCCTCTCCATGCCGCAGTTAAAGTGTGTAATCCTGATATTGTAGAGTTACTATTGAGCAAAGGAGCAGACAAAAATATGACCACTAAAAATGGCTATAAACCAATTTATTTCGCTCATATGCGCAGTGAGAACTCTTATCAGAATGAACTAATTCGTGTAATGCTTTATAATAAATAA